The genomic stretch cgactgaaacgagtcatagtctcatggataaagctaaagaaacatgagaaagaaaagacagaaaagtttcataatttactgtcatcactggggtttgaacccccaaaccatgggagtggtagccattgtcgctaaccactaagccacggccgtgacatatatacacacacacacacacacacacacacacacacacacacacacacacacacacacacactaacagtgggcaaacaaatcacacatactCCCACATAACATTGTTAACACTACAGATGGCTAGTCTGTCCAAAATCAGTTTAGCATTATACCGCCAAAGACTAAaagaaagttgttgcagtAATGCTGGATAGCTTTAGAGACCGTTGTCCATGTAGTTAAACAGTTCTTCTtgctataatttttaaaaactcTACAGAACTAGGAGACCAAACTCCCAGTGTCTCTACAACTAGAGGATAGAAGTCACATCCAGCTGCGTTAACTTCATCTTTACACCGTGCAATCTTCTCGGAGTCTCCTCCAGCAGCTGCTGCTACTGGTTGGGTGGCTGATTCTAGGAGATATGATGCCTGTAGGGAATTCCTAATAGTCACATCGAAATACGCAGCTCGGCCCTGCAGGAAGTCAGCATGAAACACATCCCCTGGTCTGGCATTGTTGTGGCTGTTGCACCGTTACTCCTTCTTGCAGTCACGGTTGTCCATAACAACAGTgttgacaatgacgtcacaaagtgTGTCATGCCTTTTATTTCTTAGTGAGCCATGACCACAACCCAAGACATGATCTCCATGTGGATCGATGACAGTACCACAAGGACATCTAACGGACGAAGAAGATGGAAACACAGGAATGCCAAGCCACATACGAAGAGCAACCATAAATTCCTGAGGAGACATGACCAGGCCTAATTTCCGGTTAGGTATTGCCATAAGCCATGCCCCGGATTGTCTAGCGGAGACTGAGTTGAGACCTGCTTTATCTTGTAAGCTACTTTCAGCCTTGATTTCCGTACAAGTGATGAGTCAAGAATGACTTGAAATCCGCGTTGTTTAGAAGCCTTGAAATGAATATCCTCATAGTGTACACTCCTTCAATTCTCTCGAGTTGGTAGTTCACCAGGAACTATCAAATTCTGGTCAAATGAGGCAAGGTTGAAGTGCACACTGCTATCCACAAATGACGCCTTAACAGCGTGCCTAAgcaattgatttaattaataatttgcgAGCTGAATAACAGCTTCCAGTTAAGGCTGCTGGAGCTGTTCTGCCGGCTTCTCTTAGACCAAGACCACCAAGACGGACTGGTAGAGTTGCCTGTTGCCAGCAGGCATAGACGAATTGAACACCTTCTCTAAGCAATGACGCACACCATGATCAAACCGGCGACATTGTTCTGTCACTCTCCCTGGGGGGACAGTTCTGATTAGATGATTTACTTTGCACAGGCTAAGACAGCTGCGTAGAAGGTGCATCTCTACTTGGAGATCTTTGAGATCAGAGAGATGATTCTGACAGGAGAGAACATTGTCCACTCGCTTGGCCAATGATTGATTAAGGTACATTTCTTGGTAAACATTTGGTCTGACGGTGAGGGGAATGATGACGCTTCGTTTTAATCAAATCAAATGCTAGAGACGAGTTCATGGTCTGAATGATGGTAAACTTCCTGGTAGACACGCGTATCTAAAACAGAAGAACGATGTTTGGCACTGACATACAGTGAATTACATGACCAGGGTTGAAACAGTCACTATTGAGATGCCAAGTATACTGATGAATTGACTTGCCCCGAAACCAGATGTTAGTAAAAATACGTTTATTAGTGACACAAAAATCCAACAAACATTGGCCATTTCCGTTGATTTCACCTACCTCATTAGGTCAAATAATTGTATGCCATGTGTTGGTATCTGTTCCTACTCAAGCATTAAAATCTCCTAAACGACCATATCTGTTGCTGAAATGGTTGCCATTGCGGAATGCAATTCATTGAAGAAATCATCTGATGGTTCGATGGCTTCAATTGTTGAGGTGACAGGATAGGTTGGAACATAGACAGCAAAAATTGTGATGTAGGAAAGATGTGACTTCAGATGGATATACACGATTCTCTCATTGATGGCTTAAAACACTTCAAGCTTCTTCCAAAGCAGCTCTAGCACGAGAAGATAAGATGATGACGACTCCACCAGAGTGTGAAGAGTCAGAGCCAAAGTGAAGAATGGTGAAAGAAAGCACTGAAGTAATGACAACTACAGAGGCACTGACGTCTTAAGCGTTCTCAGCAAGGTTCTCACTCGTGCTACATTAAACAGGATCAAACGCAAAGCTTAGCCTCTCCTGTGCGAGAACCAATGTGGAAGGGTAGAGGGGGTAAACTGACCAACTCTTTTCTCTCAGAAAGTTGAAGGAACAGCTAGAGATTATCATTGTCCTTTGTACATCTGTTTTGTTGACCTTCACAAGGCTTACAATTCAGTCAATATAAAGCAGCTCTCTGGACTGTACTTCAGTACTGTTACCATCTGCTATCTAAGTTACTTAATGATATTAATCATTGAAGCATTGCACAACAACACTTCTGCCGCTGTAAAATCTTGGATCATTTCTCTGTATCCCTTGGTGTCAAGCAGGGTTGAGTACTCACTCCAACCCTATTCAATCTCTGTTTTGATACTGTGATTTACACTTGCCATTACTGATCACCAACTACATGGCTTGTGCTAGTCATACCTCTTAGATGCTGACCTAGTCGGAAACAGGAAGAAGTTTACATCAGAGGTGTCAGTGGCGgaccttgaatatgctgatgatatggcattgatCTCTGATATATATAAGCCTCCATACCTTGCTGAAATCTATGGATTCCTATTGCCATTACATGGGGCTTCCCATCAATTACAAGAAGCTTTTAGCTGTGCTACAGAAGATGTTGCCCATCTTCCACCTCCCTTTGTTCTTCATCCTGACTGTGATCCCATTGGGGTGGTACCATCCTTCCAGTACCTTGGAAGTTCTGTCTCCAACAATTGCACTTTGGATGTTGAAATATCAGCACGGATCACCAAAGCATTTCAGTCATATGGGTAACTCAACTGCATTCTTTGGCACCAGAGGAAAGATCAAATCTTCAACCAAGCTGAGTGTCCTTGTCTACGTAGTTCTTTCCGTTCTTCTGTATGGTGTGGAAACAGCTGTAATTCTGGAGCTTCAGGTTTGTCATCTACAGAGATTCGTGATGCGATGCCTCTGCTCCATCCTTGGTGTGTCATTATGGGACGGGAAGAAAGACACCTTCATCAGAAAGATTGCCCACCTGCAGAGACTCTCCACTATGCTAACGCAAAGACGTCTTCAACTGTTGGGTCACATTTTGCgcatggatgagtgtcgtctaccaaggaagGTTTTGGTGTGTGCGCCATCCCAAGAAAGACGCTCAGTTGGAGGCCAGAGAATGCAATGGAACAATTTAGTGCTGAGAGAGTCGAGGAATTGCAAACTTGAGAAGGTTTGGAGAATATAAGCTTGAGATCAAAATGTGTGGAGGAATAAAATCTGGACCACCACACAAAAAGCGAATTTCAAAAATGACAAAAGACCGCAAAAATAAGCAGAAACGACGATGCGAAACAAGGCAGACAACATTAAAGTTTGATATACATTGCAGTCTTGATGATTGTGGCTtcactgctgtaaatcatgctgGCCTTGTAAACCATCAAAGGCAGACACATGGTCAGTCCTTAACTGGCTGATGTCAGTGTTGCCATCAAACTTTCCTTCAACGAGGCCTCCACAACCAGGAGCGTTTTTGCTGTCAGAGAATTTCACTTCCCAACCTAGCCTGTACCATGGTCTGCACCGTTCCTTATTGGAATGAATGCAGTGAAAGGAAGGcacgcacacgtgtgtgtgtgtgtgtgtgtgtgtgtgtgtgtgtgtgtgtgtgtgtgtgtgcgtgttcaAAGCCAGCTCTCGAATAGTGCGGTGGAGTGAGTTGATTGAACTGCCGCTTGTCTGCTCTTCTACCCTAGATTTGACTGCGCCAATTGATGGATCGTGGGTCCCTTCTTGAGGAGTCAACCCCCACATAACATCTCGCGACCATGTGACTGCCGTGATGCCCATACACATGCCAGGAGAGATGGTTGATTTTCCACTGATTGTAACTACCTGTTTCATGCCTGGGTTTCACTCTAAAAGTGGATCAAATATATCCTCTACTAGCAAACAGAAGTGATGAATAAGAGCAATCAAAACCATCTGGATATCTTCTTACCACAGTCATACTATCTATCGTGTGCATGACTTCGAATTTTCTATAAACATATAAGGCTCTCGTACAACATGATTTTGTTGCTTAGGACAGTGTAGTAGTGTCAGATGTGTGGGTGTTGCCTTATTCAACTAACTTGCCTTACACCTCCATCTTCATGATCAGCTGCAAGCTATTTATAAgaaagctgtgtgtgtgtgtgcgtgtgtgtgtgtgtgtgtgtgtgtgtgtgcaactaAAGTGGGTAGGTCATATCGCATGAATGGATGATAAACGTTTACCAAAACAAGTGCTATACGGTCAGTTGTTAGATGCACCAAGAAAAGCTGGTGGTCAGAAGTTGAGGTTCAAAGACACTTTAAGACACAATCTACAGAATGTCGGTATTGATAAAAAAAATTGGGAATGATAGCATGTGACCGTTCAATGTAGAAGAAAAATATGAGATTAGGTTTTTAGATCATTACGAGAAAGgtagaattgacaaaattgaagaaaagagaCTAATGCATCACAACTATACACCATAAAACTTGACTACTGGTACAAAGAACATTTGTAATATCTGTCGAGTATGTTGTTTCAGAATGGGACTCTGCACATGAACATGCccatcaaagacaaattgtaaacaattGCTGAATGGAAGTCATGAACTCATTGTTGAGTAGTgaaaaagtgtgtgtgtgtgtgtgtgtgtgtgtgtgtgtgtgtgtgtgtgtgtgtctgtgtgtgtgcagggttCAAAATTCCCAGTTGCCTCCTTGCCACATTGGTGACTAACTCTTGCGATTTGGCGATTGAATGTAGATAATTTAGTCGCCGAAAGATTCATGCAGCATTGCACATGGTCGCCCTACTCTTTGTTCACGTTGGCTGTGTACAACCGGAGAATCTCACATTTCTAAATCGCAAAGGGGAAAGTGCATTGTGCATGACGGTGCGTCGGTTTGTTGAACCAAGCAACTGACCTGTTTTACTGTAGGTGTAAGTTACAGCTCAGCCCTATTATCTAACTCTACCACCTCCTGTTTACTCTCCCATAACATCTGGAAGCAATTagaaaccttagctgagactGTGGGTTGGGCTAATTACCTCAATATGCCACCACATTATCACCTATGTGAGGAGATATGATTACAAGCCTTGTCATAAGACATCCCACAACCAGGTCAAGATTAGGAGGGTTTACAGGTAGCTGCTTTGTTACATCTAAACCACATTGAATTTCTACAAGTGTCAGGAAGGACAAGAGAAAACCACACCTACAAATCCCAGATATCTACTTTTAGTTTCAGTTAGAAACCTAATGTGGAACACAAATAGggaaagtaggcgtggttgtaaataaagtaggcgtggctgtaaataaagtaggcgtgtctttACGTTTAATTGCTCTGGCGGCCACCAAATTTGGAGGATTTTAAACCCTGGTGTGTGAACTATGCATCAGATCTCCAGTAAATTCACAATGTCCATCCTGACCTCCGACAGTAAGCATGTGCACAGAGCATGTCGTTTAttacccccccccccccccccggtcGATAAAAGCAAGATAatccttaattaaatatcagTCTTCAGATAAGATGTATTTGGTCACATACACAGGGAAATAAATTATCCAGGAGTTTGTGTTTTCTTCGCCCAATAACCACTGTATCACAataatttgtgttgtgtgtgtgtgtgtgtgtgtgtgtgtgtgcacgtgcgtgtgtgtgtgtaaacatgttACCGCAACTAGGTTGTGGTGGGAGCGTAGTCAAAGAGCTCAGGCTACTTAAGAAACAGGCATCCAAGCCTTCATCATCCAACATCCTAGCAAAGAATAGATCCATTCTCTCAAGTGACATCGACAAGGTTCAACGTTGGGCAGAACACTTTGCAGAAGTGTCTAATTGTTGCTCATCAAGCTGCCAGTTGGATACTGATGCACGACCGGACATCATTGCTGCCACACCATCTGACAAAGAACTATTCCCAGATGATGAAAACTTGTCCCAGCCCATATCTGAAGATGAGATTCAGGTAGCTATCGCACAGCTCAGAGATGGTAAGGCTCCAGAAGATGACGGCATATCTGCTGAAGTTGGGAGGAGGCGAAACCATCTGCTGGCTCACTTCACTGTTCAACTTCATATCGAGCAGCGAGAGTATCCCCTCAGATTGGTTGAACCACCTCATTGTCCCTCTTCACAAGAAGGGAAGTCGTTCTGAGTGCGACAACTATAGAGGCATTGCCCTCTTCAGCATCCCCTGCAAGGTTTCTACTCGTGTTATACTGAACAGGATCAAACCCAGAGCAGAGGCCCTCTTGCGTGAGAACCAGTGTGGTTTCCGCAAGGGCAGAGGGTGCACCGACCAACTCTTTTCTCTCAGGGTGTTGATGGAAAAAGCCAGGGAGTACCATCGTCCTTTATACATGTTTTGTAGACCTCCGTAAGGCCTACGATTCAATCAATAGAgcagctctctggtctgttctTCAGTCTTGTTACCACTTGCCATCTAAGCTGCTCAAAATCATTGAAGCATTGCACAGTAACACTTCTGCCGCTGTAAGGACCTATGGTAAAATCTcagatcatttctctgtttctaGTGGTGTCAAACAGGGTCGTGTACTTGCTCCAACTATATTCAACCTCTACTTTGACTCTGTAATTCAACTtgtcatatcttctggatgctgacctggtaggaaacaggaagcttacatcagaggtgtcagtgtcagaccttgaatatgctgacgatatggcattgatatctgattcGTATGAAAGTCTATCCTCCTTGCTGAAATCTCTGGATTCAtcttgccatcacatggggcttaccatcaattacaagACCAAACTTCTAGCTGTCCTACCTGGAGCTGATGCCCATTCTccatctcccatttctttgcatcctgattgtgattcaattgaggtggtaccatcctttcagtaccttggaagttatCTTTCTAATAATTGCTCCATGGATGTTGAGATATCAACACGGATAACCAAAGCATCTCAGTTACATGGGTCACTTAACCGCATCCTTTGGCACCAAaggaagatcaagtctagtaccaagctgaacatctttgtctctgtagttctttccacccttttatatggtttggaaacagcagtacttctggagccaCAGATACATCGCTTACAGAGTTTTGTGAAGAGAAGCCTCCGCTCCATTcttggagtgtccctatgggacgggaagagagacacctccatcagaaagatagcccacctacaaagaatctccaccatgctgacacagagacgtcttcggttattgggtcacatcttgcgcatggatgagtgtcgtctaccaaggaaggttttggtgtgtgcatcacctcaaggtagacgttcagtcggaggccagagaatgagatggaacgatttGGTACTGAGGGATTtaaggaattgcaatcttgatggggtttggaggatactagcagaagataggaatgagtggaggaatcggatctgggctgccacacaggaagtaaatttcaagaaggaagaacaagagaaataccgcaaGGATGAGCGGAAACGTCGCTGCGAAGCAAGGCAAAtgacatcagagtttgctttacactgcagctttgatggttgcagatttactgctgtaaatcatgccggccttgtaaaccaccagagacagaaacatggtcagtccctgactggtcgatgtcagtactgtcaccaaacattccaccaacaaggcctccacacccacgagcgtttctgctgtcagagaacatccactcctccgatatagcctaaggtgaccttggccttcatcgtttctcattggaatgaatgcagcgtgaagtgaagtgtgtgtgtgtgtgtgtgtgtgtgtgtgtgtgtgtgtgtgtgtgtgtgcatatctCCAAAATTTTGCTCCTATATAGCAATCCGATTATTGTGAAAGTGAAGATGTTGTCTTCCAGCACTTTCTTGACGAAAACGAGCTCCTCTCTAGTTCaaatttctctagaacggTGCATCGGATTTCCACCAAATCTGAAATGCCCATTGCCGACCACAAACGGTACACAaggagcgtgtcgtttatcgACAGTGACGTGAATAAAAGCAAGGTTTTTCAAGTATATCCAGGTACTTAGAAAATATGGCTACCCTCTTTGCCTGTGTATGCGC from Corticium candelabrum chromosome 21, ooCorCand1.1, whole genome shotgun sequence encodes the following:
- the LOC134196158 gene encoding uncharacterized protein LOC134196158, producing MALISDSYESLSSLLKSLDSSCHHMGLTINYKTKLLAVLPGADAHSPSPISLHPDCDSIEVVPSFQYLGSYLSNNCSMDVEISTRITKASQLHGSLNRILWHQRKIKSSTKLNIFVSVVLSTLLYGLETAVLLEPQIHRLQSFVKRSLRSILGVSLWDGKRDTSIRKIAHLQRISTMLTQRRLRLLGHILRMDECRLPRKVLVCASPQGRRSVGGQRMRWNDLVLRDLRNCNLDGVWRILAEDRNEWRNRIWAATQEVNFKKEEQEKYRKDERKRRCEARQMTSEFALHCSFDGCRFTAVNHAGLVNHQRQKHGQSLTGRCQYCHQTFHQQGLHTHERFCCQRTSTPPI